The stretch of DNA TGGCGGCTGCGCTGCGCGAACGCGCCATTCTGGTGCGCCACTTCAAGTCGGCGCGTATCGACCAGTTCCTGCGCATCACCATCGGCACCGATGAGGAATGCGCCAAGCTGGTGGAAGCGCTCAAGCAAATCCTGGCTTAATCCCGCACCACGCCGGAAGGGCCGATGCGCTGGGCGTTCGGTACGTCCGACATGCGGATGCGGATCAGGTGGCGGCGCTCGTCGGTGTAGGTGGTGCGGCCGTGCAGCATGCGGTGGTTATCGGCCAACATCAGCGTGTCGGTCGGCAGCTGCTCCATGAAGCGCGGCGCTTCCTGCTCCGCCACGCGGTGCATGATCTCTACCGCATCCGCCAGTGCTGGATTATTCATTTCCGGCCGCGCCGCCAGGCCCTTCTTGATCGCGTCATACCGCCAGCGCATGGTGAAGCGGTCACCCGCGCGCAACGGCGGACCAAACACTGGCGCCACATGAAACTCCATCGTCTCATCGCCCGCCGCATACACAGCCGGCACGCGGAACGGCACCGGCGTCGTGCGCAGCAGTTCAAACGCCGCCGTGCCCTCCGCCGTGCGATGCAGCGCGGTATAGATATCGTCCGCATCGATCAGAGTCGAATGGCCGCCGTGGCACTGCGCCGCATTCACCACGTACAGAATGAACTGCTCCTCCGGCATCGGATAGAACGACGAATCGGTATGCATATCGGCGCTGCCCACGCGCTCTGAGAAGGTGACGAAGCGGCCATCGATGCCGGTGTCCGGCCGCGCCTTGACGTCCCACGCCACGCGGCCGGTGCGCTGGTCGGTGGAGGTAGGGTAGCCGAGCATCAGCGTCAGCGCGTACAGCACGGCGTTGCGGCGCTCTTCCGGCAGGCCGCTCAGGCCCAGTCCGCGCAACACCAGCGCATTGGCATCCAGCGCGCGTATCCGTTCGCTCAATTTGCGCAGCGTTGCGACTTCCTTCAGCTCCTGGCGCAGCGCCACTTCGTCCGGATGCGGATAAAAGCCATTGTCATTAAAACCATCGAATCGCCGGCCTAATATCTCAAAGATAATATTGAAATCATTATTCCATGAGAAATCTGCTTCCGCCTGCGCGATGTTTCCTTGATATTTAATTGATGCCAACATGATTACCTCCCCGGTTGTTGAATTTATTCTAGGGATTTTTAATAATCGGTTTGTAGTTTAATTCTGACAGTGACTCCGAAAAATGATCTGCTTGCGTTATGATGATTTTCAAGGAAGAGATAAGCGACTTATTAACCGGGGAATATCATCATGCGATTAACTGAATTGCCTATTGCAACCAAGCTGACAGCCTCATTCTGTGCGGTTTTGTCCATGACAGCCATCGTGGGTATCTTTTCAATAGTAGAGCTGTCACAAGTAAATGAAATATCGACACGATTATCTTCGCGCTGGTTACCAAGTGTGAGAATTATTGAGGATATTAAATCTCAAATAGCGCGAATACGCACGCGGGAGTTTCAATATATTATCTCCAGCGATGCCAGTGAGATGGATAAATACGATAAAGTCATCGCCACCGATCTGGATGATCTGAAAAAGATGCAGGATGAATATCAGGCGCTGATGGAAACGCCGGATGAGAAAGCCATGTATGCGCAAATTACCGAGCAGTGGGGGCGTTATATGGAGGAAGACGCTAAGATCCGCGCCGCCATGCGCGCCGGTGATGTGGAAAAAGCCAAGAAGCTGATCCGGGGCGACTCGAACAAGTTGATTGTCTCGATGCGCGGCCAGGTGGACAAGCTGGTCGACCTCTACACCCAGGGCGGGAAGGACGCGGCGGCCGAAGGTTCCAAGCGCTACTCGTCGTCGCGGGTGCTGATTATTACGCTGATGCTGGTCAGCGTGGTGCTCGGTGCGGCCGGCGCCTTCCTGATCACGCGCCGCTTGATGCGCAGCCTGGGCGGCGAGCCGGCGTATGCGGTGGATATCGTCAACCGTATCGCGGCCGGCGATCTGTCGGCGCAGGTGGAGCTGCGGTCGGGCGATAGCCGCAGCCTGCTGTTCGCCATGAAGACCATGCGTGACAACCTGGCCAAGATCGTCACCGACGTGCGCGGCTCGACGCATGTGATTGCGTCGGCCTCCGGCCAGATCGCGGCCGGTAACCTGGACCTGTCCTCGCGCACCGAGCAGCAAGCCAGTTCGCTGGAAGAGACGGCGGCGTCGATGGAAGAGTTGACGTCCACCGTACGGCAGAATTCCGACGCGGCGGCGCAGGCCAATCAGCTGGCCGGTTCGGCCTCCGACGTGGCGCAAGCGGGCAGCGAGGTGGTAGGCCGCGTGGTCAATACGATGGAGTCGATCAATGCGTCATCGCGCAAGATCGGCGACATCATCACCGTCATCGACGGTATCGCGTTTCAGACCAATATTCTGGCGTTGAACGCGGCGGTGGAGGCGGCGCGCGCGGGCGAGCAGGGACGCGGCTTTGCGGTGGTGGCGTCGGAAGTGCGCAATCTGGCGCAGCGCTCGGCCGGCGCGGCGCGCGAGATCAAGGAGTTGATCGGCAATTCGGTCAGCCAGGTGGAGGAGGGCAGCAAGCTGGTGGCGGAAGCCGGCACCACGATGGAGCGCGTGGTCTCCAGCGTGCAGCGCGTGACTGATCTGATTTCCGAGATCACCAATGCGGGCCGCGAGCAAAGCCACGGCATCGAACAGGTCAACCAGGCCATCGCGCAGATGGATACGGTGACGCAGCAGAATGCGGAACTGGTGCAGCAGGCAGCAACTGCGGCGCAGAGCATGCAGGAGCAGGCGTCGTCGCTGGCGGAGCTGGTCAGCGTGTTCCAGCTTGACTCGCACGAGGAAGGCGCGCTGCGGCGGCTGATGGCGCCCGCGCCACAGCCGCGCCGATTGTCCATGACAAAATAAGCTTTGTGGGAGGTTTGCTGATATACTGTATGAAAATACAGTGTATCGGGAATGTGATGGAGATCAAGGACAAGCTGGAAATCCTGGCCGATGCGGCTAAATACGACGCCTCGTGCGCCAGCAGTGGCGCGCCGAAGCGCGATTCCATCGGCAAGGGCGGTTTTGGCGCGACCACTGGCATGGGCATCTGCCACAGCTACACGCCGGATGGACGCTGCGTCTCGCTGCTGAAAATCCTGCTGACCAATTACTGTTTGTACGATTGCCAGTATTGCGTGAACCGGCGTACCTCCAACGTGCCGCGTGCGCGCTTTGCGGTGGCGGAGGTGGTGCGGTTGACTACCGATTTTTATCTCCGCAATTACATTGATGGGCTCTTTCTCAGCTCGGGCATCATCCAGTCGGCTGATTACACCATGGAGCAACTGGTGCAGGTGGCGCGCGAACTGCGCGAAGTACATCAGTTTCGCGGCTATATCCATCTGAAGACCATCCCGGATGCCGATCCGGCGCTGATCGAGGCAGCGGGGCGCTATGCGGACCGGCTGAGCGTCAATATCGAGCTGCCGACGCAAGACAGCGTGCAGAAGCTGGCGCCGGAAAAGAGCGTTCATACGATCAAGCTGGCAATGGGTTCGATCCGCCGCAAGCTGGATGAGAAGGCGGAGGAACCGAAGTCGCCGCGCTTTGCGCCGGCCGGGCAAAGCACGCAGATGATCGTCGGCGCCGACGCCAGCGATGACCAGCAGATTTTGTCGACGGCGGAGACGCTGTACGGCAGCTATAAACTCAAGCGCGTGTACTACTCGGCATTTAGCCCGATTCCGCAAAGTCCGAAGAGCGTGCCGCTGGCGCCACCGCCGATGATGCGCGAGCATCGGCTGTATCAGGCGGACTTCCTGATGCGCAGCTATGGATTTCAGGCGCAGGAGTTGTTGCCGGACAGCGGTGGCAATCTGGCGCTGGATATCGATCCCAAGCTCGCATGGGCGCTGGCGCATCGCGAGCATTTTCCATTGGACCTGAATCGTGCGGAGCCGCACATGATTGCGCGCGTGCCTGGCATAGGATTACGCAATGCGCAGCGCATCGTGGACTTGCGCCGCTTGCGGCAGGTGCGCTATGCGGACTTGTCGCGTTTGCGTTGCAGTATGAAGAAGATTTCGCCGTTCATCATCACGGCCGATTATTTCCCGGCGCGCGACACCAGCCCGTCCGAGCATCTTCGGCGATCGATGGCGGAGGCGCCGCAGCAAATGAATTTGTGGCCGGAGTTGCAGGCAGCATGATACGCAAGGTGGTGCAGTCGTTTGACGAGTGGCGGACGGCGGTGCGGCAGTTGGTCGCGCAGCGCGTGCCGCCGGAGTCGGTGGAGTGGTCCGGCAGCGAGGATGAGGGTGATTTGTTCTCGTCCGCCGCCACGGCGCCCGCTTCCGACGCCGCCGCGCAGCCGGTCGCGTCGACGGCTGCGTTGCGTCTGCCGCGCGAACTGGTGGAGATGCTGGCTAGCGCGGCGTGCTTCAGTGCCGCCGACCGCTGGGCTTTTCTGTATAAGGTAGTCTGGCGCTGGCAGCTGGGCGAACGCGATGTGATCTCGGCGGCCGATCCGGATGGTGCGCGCCTGTACACCATGGTCAAAGCCGTCCGCCGCGAGGAGCACGACATGCATGCCTATGTACGATTCCGCGAACGTAACGAGGAAGATGGCGCGCCACGCTTCGTCGCCTGGTTCGAGCCGACGCACGAGGTGCTGCCACAAGTGGCACGGCACTTCGCCCGCCGCATGGGCGACGCCACCTGGATGATCGCCACGCCCACCGCCACCGTGCTGTGGGACGGCCAGCAGTTGCACGACGCACCGCCCCGCATGCGCAGCGCCGCCGACATCGACGACGCCGGCGAAGCGCTGTGGCTCACCTATTATCGCAGCATCTTCAACCCGGCGCGCCTGAACGCCGATCTGCTGCGCAGCCATATCCCATCACGCTTCTGGAAGAATCTGCCCGAAGGCGCCATCGTGCCGACCATGATCAGCGCCGCCGCCAACGGCGACCGCCGCACTGGCCAGACCATCACCGTCGGCCAGCGTAGCGGCGCCACCACCATCGCGGTAACGGCAGAACGCGCGCAACCGCAACGCGATCAACCGGCTACGCTGGACCAATGCCGCCGCTGCGAACTTTGGCGCAACGCCACCCAGGCCGTGCCTGGCGTCGGCCCGCGCAAGGCACGCATCATGCTGGTCGGCGAACAGCCGGGCGACCAGGAGGACCTGCAAGGATTGCCGTTTGTTGGTCCCGCCGGCGCGGTGCTGGACCGCGCGCTGGCCGAAGCGGGCGTAGTTCGCGACAGCGTCTACCTGACCAACGCCGTCAAGCACTTCAAGTGGGAACTGCGCGGCAAGCGTCGTCTGCACAAGACGCCGGCGCAGCGCGAAGTCAGCGCATGCCA from Duganella dendranthematis encodes:
- a CDS encoding putative DNA modification/repair radical SAM protein, with the protein product MEIKDKLEILADAAKYDASCASSGAPKRDSIGKGGFGATTGMGICHSYTPDGRCVSLLKILLTNYCLYDCQYCVNRRTSNVPRARFAVAEVVRLTTDFYLRNYIDGLFLSSGIIQSADYTMEQLVQVARELREVHQFRGYIHLKTIPDADPALIEAAGRYADRLSVNIELPTQDSVQKLAPEKSVHTIKLAMGSIRRKLDEKAEEPKSPRFAPAGQSTQMIVGADASDDQQILSTAETLYGSYKLKRVYYSAFSPIPQSPKSVPLAPPPMMREHRLYQADFLMRSYGFQAQELLPDSGGNLALDIDPKLAWALAHREHFPLDLNRAEPHMIARVPGIGLRNAQRIVDLRRLRQVRYADLSRLRCSMKKISPFIITADYFPARDTSPSEHLRRSMAEAPQQMNLWPELQAA
- a CDS encoding TauD/TfdA family dioxygenase produces the protein MLASIKYQGNIAQAEADFSWNNDFNIIFEILGRRFDGFNDNGFYPHPDEVALRQELKEVATLRKLSERIRALDANALVLRGLGLSGLPEERRNAVLYALTLMLGYPTSTDQRTGRVAWDVKARPDTGIDGRFVTFSERVGSADMHTDSSFYPMPEEQFILYVVNAAQCHGGHSTLIDADDIYTALHRTAEGTAAFELLRTTPVPFRVPAVYAAGDETMEFHVAPVFGPPLRAGDRFTMRWRYDAIKKGLAARPEMNNPALADAVEIMHRVAEQEAPRFMEQLPTDTLMLADNHRMLHGRTTYTDERRHLIRIRMSDVPNAQRIGPSGVVRD
- a CDS encoding UdgX family uracil-DNA binding protein (This protein belongs to the uracil DNA glycosylase superfamily, members of which act in excision repair of DNA. However, it belongs more specifically to UdgX branch, whose founding member was found to bind uracil in DNA (where it does not belong), without cleaving it, appears to promote DNA repair by a pathway involving RecA, rather than base excision.), whose protein sequence is MIRKVVQSFDEWRTAVRQLVAQRVPPESVEWSGSEDEGDLFSSAATAPASDAAAQPVASTAALRLPRELVEMLASAACFSAADRWAFLYKVVWRWQLGERDVISAADPDGARLYTMVKAVRREEHDMHAYVRFRERNEEDGAPRFVAWFEPTHEVLPQVARHFARRMGDATWMIATPTATVLWDGQQLHDAPPRMRSAADIDDAGEALWLTYYRSIFNPARLNADLLRSHIPSRFWKNLPEGAIVPTMISAAANGDRRTGQTITVGQRSGATTIAVTAERAQPQRDQPATLDQCRRCELWRNATQAVPGVGPRKARIMLVGEQPGDQEDLQGLPFVGPAGAVLDRALAEAGVVRDSVYLTNAVKHFKWELRGKRRLHKTPAQREVSACHVWLEQELEKVGPEVVVALGATALKSVLQDGSATMSAVIDAPFQHEGRWVVAVYHPSFVLRARDEESRRQAYDVIVAGLRQALTLGPVRSD
- a CDS encoding methyl-accepting chemotaxis protein, producing the protein MRLTELPIATKLTASFCAVLSMTAIVGIFSIVELSQVNEISTRLSSRWLPSVRIIEDIKSQIARIRTREFQYIISSDASEMDKYDKVIATDLDDLKKMQDEYQALMETPDEKAMYAQITEQWGRYMEEDAKIRAAMRAGDVEKAKKLIRGDSNKLIVSMRGQVDKLVDLYTQGGKDAAAEGSKRYSSSRVLIITLMLVSVVLGAAGAFLITRRLMRSLGGEPAYAVDIVNRIAAGDLSAQVELRSGDSRSLLFAMKTMRDNLAKIVTDVRGSTHVIASASGQIAAGNLDLSSRTEQQASSLEETAASMEELTSTVRQNSDAAAQANQLAGSASDVAQAGSEVVGRVVNTMESINASSRKIGDIITVIDGIAFQTNILALNAAVEAARAGEQGRGFAVVASEVRNLAQRSAGAAREIKELIGNSVSQVEEGSKLVAEAGTTMERVVSSVQRVTDLISEITNAGREQSHGIEQVNQAIAQMDTVTQQNAELVQQAATAAQSMQEQASSLAELVSVFQLDSHEEGALRRLMAPAPQPRRLSMTK